In the genome of Candidatus Binatia bacterium, one region contains:
- a CDS encoding HAMP domain-containing histidine kinase: MAEQDGGEGGRLGLRGARNHQAYRAYQRELLARELTRVAAALLAITLLLVAFLALFSWPRLRSEWPWLAVLVVTPLGTLLITYFRLAPDRPYLVALGTDVAYTLGIVGGLLFPGTPTSGTTLFVSVKMLASAMLLPWHPAAQTFSAGMTLVLYWAVGWHAQRFVGPHAELPHQLTGPFFAALISVLAAQRSEHLRRDLFTETQLAAERAEMNARFAAILSHELRNLLAAVLGYGEMLRDGLSSRNDVGELKDVVQRQIAVGRQALETIQVALDLSREQSLRRGARQPLDELWHELQHEYALRPAPPGVALRWDVSPDLPATLVDATEIKLIARNLIDNALKFTPAGEVRVRVRASFDELAIDVTDTGIGIPEEKQAFIFEPFRRVAPEEFSQGIGLGLYVTSRLVDALGGTIRVESTVGQGTTFEVRIPLRVPTLPDPSRGAA, from the coding sequence ATGGCGGAACAGGATGGTGGCGAGGGTGGCCGGCTAGGTTTGCGGGGGGCGAGGAATCATCAGGCGTACCGTGCCTACCAGCGGGAGCTCCTCGCTCGCGAGCTCACTCGCGTGGCCGCGGCATTGCTGGCAATCACGCTCTTGCTGGTTGCCTTCTTGGCCTTGTTTTCCTGGCCGCGGCTGCGCTCTGAATGGCCCTGGCTGGCCGTGCTGGTCGTGACGCCATTGGGTACGCTGTTGATCACCTACTTCCGGCTTGCTCCGGACCGCCCTTACCTGGTTGCGCTGGGCACCGACGTGGCGTACACGCTCGGCATCGTTGGCGGGCTTCTGTTCCCCGGCACGCCCACTTCGGGCACGACGTTGTTCGTCTCGGTGAAAATGCTGGCCAGTGCCATGTTGTTGCCTTGGCATCCGGCGGCGCAGACGTTCTCTGCTGGGATGACCCTGGTCCTTTACTGGGCGGTGGGCTGGCACGCACAGCGGTTTGTTGGTCCGCATGCCGAGTTGCCCCACCAACTCACGGGCCCGTTCTTTGCCGCTTTGATTAGCGTGCTTGCTGCCCAGCGCAGCGAGCACCTCCGTCGCGACTTGTTCACCGAAACGCAACTGGCAGCAGAACGCGCGGAAATGAACGCCCGCTTTGCGGCCATTTTGTCGCACGAACTCCGTAACTTGCTGGCCGCTGTCTTAGGCTACGGGGAGATGCTGCGAGACGGGCTCAGCTCGCGAAACGATGTCGGCGAGCTCAAGGACGTAGTGCAGCGGCAGATCGCGGTAGGGCGGCAGGCGCTGGAAACCATTCAGGTGGCGCTGGACTTGAGCCGCGAACAGTCGCTGCGTCGCGGCGCGCGGCAACCGTTGGACGAACTGTGGCACGAGCTGCAGCACGAATATGCTTTGCGTCCGGCTCCCCCGGGCGTCGCTTTGCGCTGGGACGTGTCGCCCGACTTGCCCGCCACCTTGGTGGATGCCACCGAGATCAAGCTCATCGCGCGGAACTTGATCGACAATGCTCTGAAGTTCACTCCTGCTGGAGAAGTGCGGGTGCGCGTACGGGCAAGCTTTGACGAACTCGCTATCGATGTCACGGACACGGGCATCGGCATTCCCGAGGAAAAGCAGGCGTTTATCTTCGAGCCGTTCCGGCGGGTAGCGCCGGAGGAATTCTCCCAGGGGATTGGCCTCGGCTTGTACGTCACCAGCCGCTTAGTCGATGCGCTCGGAGGGACGATCCGCGTCGAAAGCACCGTCGGCCAGGGAACGACCTTCGAGGTGCGGATCCCGCTGCGCGTT
- the ybeY gene encoding rRNA maturation RNase YbeY, whose translation MGVTVVSARPKRGLRVRALRAFVQRALELVQEPEGEVCVQLVDDATIHALNRRYRGKDRPTDVLAFAAREGPRVPGDEQWLGDIVISVETAERQAREHGHSLLREVHCLTVHGLLHLLGYDHERSAAEARRMRRKERWLLRALTEAE comes from the coding sequence ATGGGCGTTACCGTGGTGTCTGCCCGCCCCAAGCGCGGTTTGCGAGTGCGCGCCCTCCGAGCCTTCGTGCAGCGCGCCCTCGAACTGGTGCAGGAGCCCGAGGGCGAAGTGTGTGTCCAGTTGGTGGATGACGCAACGATCCACGCGTTGAACCGTCGCTATCGCGGGAAGGATCGGCCCACGGATGTGTTAGCCTTTGCCGCACGCGAGGGACCACGCGTGCCGGGCGACGAGCAGTGGTTAGGTGACATCGTCATCTCGGTCGAAACCGCGGAACGGCAGGCGCGGGAACACGGCCATAGTTTGCTGCGCGAAGTGCACTGTCTTACTGTGCACGGGCTCTTGCACTTGCTGGGCTACGATCACGAACGCTCGGCAGCCGAAGCCCGGCGCATGCGCCGCAAGGAACGGTGGCTCCTGCGGGCTCTAACCGAGGCGGAGTAG
- a CDS encoding PhoH family protein, translated as MSVETELVETSAEAAELELSFPNPRVFQDLLGNHDEHVKTVERLLDVRIGVSGTSLHVAGDPVACELAGRVLNQLYSVVEKGYPIYPSDVDYAVRILSRDRNANLRDIFLDTIYISSHKRIITPKSIAQKEYIDAIREYDIVFGIGPAGTGKTYLAMAMAVAEIMKNNFARMILTRPAVEAGEKLGFLPGDLVEKVNPYLRPLYDALHDMVDFDRAQKMIERGVIEVAPLAFMRGRTLNDSFVILDEAQNTTSEQMKMFLTRLGYGSKAVITGDVTQIDLPAGRASGLKEAQQVLRGVEGIKFILFSERDVVRHRLVQDIIAAYDRYESQRQAERNSAKGPNGSGNGESQPD; from the coding sequence TTGTCGGTTGAAACGGAGTTGGTCGAAACCAGTGCGGAAGCCGCGGAGCTCGAACTGAGCTTCCCTAACCCGCGCGTGTTTCAAGATCTGCTCGGCAACCACGACGAGCACGTAAAAACCGTGGAGCGCTTGCTCGACGTGCGCATCGGCGTGAGCGGTACGTCGCTGCACGTGGCGGGAGATCCGGTAGCCTGTGAGCTCGCCGGGCGGGTGCTGAACCAGCTCTACAGCGTTGTCGAGAAGGGTTACCCGATTTACCCCAGCGACGTGGACTACGCAGTGCGGATCCTCAGTCGCGACCGCAATGCCAATCTCCGCGACATCTTTCTCGATACGATTTACATCTCCTCCCACAAGCGGATCATCACCCCAAAGAGCATTGCGCAAAAGGAATACATCGATGCCATCCGCGAGTACGACATCGTGTTTGGCATCGGGCCAGCAGGTACGGGCAAAACCTACCTCGCCATGGCCATGGCGGTGGCGGAAATTATGAAGAACAACTTTGCCCGCATGATCTTGACCCGCCCGGCGGTGGAAGCCGGTGAGAAGCTGGGCTTTTTGCCCGGCGATTTGGTGGAAAAGGTCAATCCGTACCTGCGTCCGCTTTACGATGCCTTGCACGACATGGTCGATTTTGACCGGGCGCAGAAGATGATCGAGCGTGGCGTGATCGAAGTCGCGCCGCTGGCGTTCATGCGCGGGCGCACGCTCAACGACTCCTTTGTCATTCTCGACGAGGCGCAAAACACCACGAGCGAACAAATGAAAATGTTCCTCACGCGCCTCGGGTACGGCTCGAAGGCGGTCATTACTGGCGACGTTACTCAAATCGACCTGCCTGCTGGGCGCGCGTCCGGTTTGAAGGAGGCGCAGCAGGTGTTGCGCGGCGTGGAAGGGATCAAGTTCATCTTGTTCAGCGAGCGGGACGTTGTGCGCCACCGCTTGGTGCAGGACATCATCGCCGCATACGATCGTTACGAAAGCCAGCGCCAAGCGGAACGGAACAGTGCCAAGGGGCCTAACGGCTCTGGCAACGGCGAGAGCCAGCCAGACTGA
- the alaS gene encoding alanine--tRNA ligase produces MTGSEVRSQFVAFFRERGHEFVPSASLVPEQDPTLLFTNAGMVQFKNVFLGTERRSIPRAVNYQRCLRLSGKHNDLEEVGHDGYHHTFFEMLGNWSFGDYYKREAIAWAWELLTQHWGLPKKLLYATVFRTDDEAAELWREVTDIAPERILRFDEKDNFWEMGEVGPCGPCSEIHIDRGPELCDRQHVPGHVCGVNAGCARFIELWNLVFIQYNRDERGELQPLAARHVDTGMGLERVTAVLQGVPSNYDTDLFRPLIEFVERASGRRYGASEVDDVAFRVIADHSRALTFLVADGVRPANEGRGYVLRRVLRRAARHARHLGFREPFLCRMVEPVLNVLGAAYPEALGRQADIAAVLREEEERFAETLDKGLELLEEEKQRLRARGSKVLPGEVAFRLYDTYGFPLDMTEDILRSEGITVDTEGFERCMEEQRQRARQARRVALEHAELLTDAFALDTTLESRFLGDFLYEAESEILALQTEGELRREVRSGEAVHVVVAETPFYPEGGGQVGDAGWIESEGGDLIEVKDTQKARGNLIVHIGVLRRGAFHVGQRVWLRVDRARRDAARLNHSATHILHAVLREQLGRDVRQAGSLVAPDRLRFDFTYHGPVGEERLAEIEREVNARIRWNDPVWAEEMPYEEAIKAGALAFFGEKYGDVVRVIRIGEYSTELCGGTHVRRSGDIGVFKIRGEEGIAAGVRRIEALTAEGAWQWLRQRERVLERAGALLRAPEDELAERLEKLLAQQREWERQLRQLQSQLASRQTDLLLKNARQVSGVQVLAAEVDGLDDAALRELADQLRQRLGSGIVVLGTKRGERALLLAAVTKDLAARFPAGQIIKRIAPLIGGGGGGKPELAQAGGKNPEKLQEALEAVFEIVG; encoded by the coding sequence ATGACTGGTTCCGAAGTCCGCTCTCAGTTCGTTGCCTTTTTCCGCGAGCGCGGGCACGAGTTTGTGCCGAGTGCGTCGCTGGTGCCGGAACAGGACCCCACCTTGCTGTTTACCAACGCAGGCATGGTGCAGTTCAAAAACGTGTTCTTGGGAACGGAGCGGCGTAGCATCCCCCGCGCGGTGAATTATCAGCGGTGTTTGCGTTTGTCCGGCAAACATAACGACCTCGAGGAGGTCGGCCACGACGGTTACCACCACACCTTCTTCGAAATGCTGGGGAACTGGTCGTTTGGCGACTACTACAAGCGGGAAGCGATTGCCTGGGCATGGGAGCTGCTCACGCAGCATTGGGGGCTGCCGAAGAAGCTGTTGTACGCCACCGTGTTTCGCACCGACGACGAAGCTGCGGAGTTGTGGCGCGAAGTGACCGACATTGCGCCGGAACGGATCTTGCGGTTCGACGAGAAAGACAACTTTTGGGAAATGGGTGAAGTGGGCCCGTGTGGCCCGTGCTCGGAAATCCATATCGATCGGGGTCCGGAACTCTGCGATCGCCAGCACGTGCCCGGCCATGTTTGCGGCGTCAATGCTGGCTGTGCGCGGTTTATCGAGCTGTGGAATTTGGTGTTCATTCAGTACAACCGGGACGAACGTGGGGAACTGCAGCCGTTGGCCGCACGGCACGTGGATACAGGGATGGGCCTGGAGCGGGTGACGGCGGTTCTGCAAGGCGTGCCCTCGAATTACGACACCGACCTGTTCCGCCCGCTGATTGAGTTTGTGGAGAGAGCGTCAGGCCGCCGTTATGGCGCCTCGGAGGTGGACGATGTGGCTTTTCGCGTGATTGCGGACCACAGCCGCGCGCTAACGTTTTTGGTGGCCGACGGGGTGCGCCCCGCAAACGAGGGCCGCGGCTATGTATTGCGGCGCGTGTTGCGGCGGGCAGCCCGGCACGCCCGGCATCTGGGCTTTCGCGAGCCGTTCTTGTGCCGCATGGTGGAGCCTGTGCTGAACGTCCTCGGTGCTGCGTACCCCGAAGCGCTCGGGCGGCAGGCCGACATCGCTGCAGTGCTGCGCGAGGAAGAAGAGCGTTTTGCTGAGACGTTGGACAAGGGCCTCGAGCTCCTCGAGGAAGAAAAGCAACGGCTGCGTGCGCGTGGTTCAAAGGTGCTGCCCGGTGAAGTGGCTTTTCGCCTGTACGACACCTACGGCTTCCCGCTCGACATGACGGAGGACATTTTGCGGAGCGAGGGAATCACCGTAGACACGGAAGGCTTCGAGCGCTGCATGGAAGAGCAGCGCCAGCGGGCACGGCAGGCGCGGCGAGTAGCGCTTGAGCATGCAGAACTTCTCACTGATGCCTTCGCGTTGGACACAACACTGGAAAGCCGCTTCCTGGGGGATTTCCTCTACGAGGCAGAGTCGGAGATCCTGGCTTTGCAAACCGAGGGCGAGTTGCGGCGCGAGGTGCGGAGCGGAGAAGCGGTTCACGTCGTGGTTGCTGAAACCCCCTTTTATCCAGAGGGCGGTGGGCAAGTAGGCGATGCCGGCTGGATCGAAAGCGAGGGCGGCGACCTGATCGAGGTGAAGGACACGCAGAAAGCGCGCGGGAACCTGATTGTGCACATCGGCGTCTTGCGGCGCGGTGCGTTCCACGTGGGGCAGCGAGTGTGGTTGCGTGTCGATCGCGCACGGCGGGATGCAGCGCGGCTCAATCACTCCGCCACTCATATTCTCCACGCGGTGTTGCGCGAACAGCTCGGCCGCGATGTGCGGCAGGCGGGCTCGCTAGTGGCGCCGGATCGCTTGCGGTTCGATTTCACCTACCACGGGCCGGTGGGGGAAGAGCGCTTGGCCGAGATCGAACGGGAGGTCAATGCCCGCATTCGTTGGAACGACCCGGTGTGGGCCGAGGAAATGCCGTACGAGGAGGCCATCAAAGCTGGGGCGCTTGCCTTCTTTGGGGAGAAGTACGGTGATGTGGTGCGGGTCATCCGCATCGGTGAGTACTCGACCGAGCTCTGTGGCGGCACCCACGTGCGCCGGAGCGGCGACATCGGCGTGTTCAAAATCCGCGGTGAAGAGGGGATCGCGGCCGGCGTGCGTCGCATCGAGGCGCTCACTGCTGAAGGTGCTTGGCAGTGGCTGCGCCAACGGGAAAGGGTACTGGAGCGGGCCGGCGCTTTGTTGCGGGCGCCGGAGGACGAATTGGCCGAGCGGCTGGAAAAGCTCCTGGCACAACAACGGGAGTGGGAGCGCCAGTTGCGGCAGTTGCAAAGCCAGTTGGCTAGCCGACAAACGGACCTGCTGCTGAAAAACGCGCGTCAGGTCAGCGGCGTGCAAGTCTTGGCTGCGGAGGTGGATGGCTTGGACGATGCCGCTCTCCGCGAGCTTGCCGATCAACTCCGCCAGCGGCTGGGCTCCGGCATCGTGGTGCTGGGCACCAAGCGCGGCGAGCGTGCGTTGTTGCTGGCGGCAGTGACCAAGGACCTTGCAGCCCGCTTTCCAGCAGGCCAAATTATCAAGCGTATTGCCCCGTTGATTGGCGGCGGCGGAGGTGGCAAACCAGAACTGGCGCAAGCGGGGGGAAAGAACCCAGAGAAGTTACAAGAAGCCCTGGAGGCTGTTTTCGAAATTGTCGGTTGA
- a CDS encoding recombination regulator RecX has product MAWLGRFDRSVGETALYLERIGCPPEIITRVLQRLQEQHLLDDERFALNRAQAWARRGYGRLRAGADLAARGVDEAQIARALQASFADERERAREIVGRRFPHARADVRERARAARFLLSRGFPEEVVLAILGEGC; this is encoded by the coding sequence TTGGCTTGGCTCGGTCGCTTCGATCGCTCCGTCGGGGAAACTGCCCTTTACTTGGAACGGATCGGCTGCCCGCCCGAGATCATCACGCGCGTGTTGCAACGCTTGCAAGAGCAACACCTCTTGGACGACGAGCGATTTGCGCTAAACCGTGCCCAGGCCTGGGCGCGACGCGGTTATGGCCGCCTGCGCGCGGGTGCCGATTTGGCGGCGCGGGGTGTGGACGAGGCACAGATTGCCAGGGCGCTGCAGGCGAGCTTTGCCGATGAACGGGAACGGGCGCGGGAGATTGTCGGCCGCCGGTTTCCACACGCTCGAGCCGACGTGCGCGAGCGCGCCCGCGCTGCCCGCTTTCTCCTTTCCCGCGGCTTTCCTGAAGAGGTCGTCTTGGCCATTCTGGGTGAAGGCTGCTAG
- a CDS encoding PilT/PilU family type 4a pilus ATPase has protein sequence MHLDEILRRAVALGASDVLLKVGAPPAIRLKADLVAMPEAPALTHELVEAAVDAVLDDYHRRRFAAELQADLAYESPELGRFRVNVFRQRGALSMVVRIIPNKVRTVAELNLPPVVERIAEERRGLILVTGTTGSGKSTTLAAMIDYINRTRHAHIITIEDPIEYTHRDQLSFVNQREVGFDAVSFAAALKAALRQNPDVILVGEMRDLETIETAILAAETGHLVMSTLHTLDAPETITRAISVFPEHQRDQVRLILASVLKGIISQRLIPRADGQGMVPAVEVLVSNARVREYIADKEKLRDLREVIAQGHVSYGMQTFDQSLMALYQQGLITREEALKNATNPGDFDLKLRGISSTSDTRWDDFERREGLGGPARVEIERF, from the coding sequence ATGCACTTGGATGAAATTTTGCGCCGGGCGGTCGCGTTAGGAGCATCCGACGTGCTGTTGAAGGTCGGGGCACCCCCGGCCATACGGCTGAAGGCAGACCTCGTTGCGATGCCCGAGGCCCCTGCGCTCACCCACGAGTTGGTCGAGGCCGCCGTGGACGCCGTGCTCGACGATTACCACCGGCGGCGCTTTGCCGCCGAGCTGCAGGCGGACCTTGCGTATGAAAGCCCGGAACTCGGTCGCTTCCGGGTCAACGTGTTTCGCCAGCGCGGTGCCTTGAGCATGGTGGTGCGCATTATTCCGAACAAGGTCCGCACGGTCGCGGAACTCAACCTGCCCCCAGTGGTAGAGCGGATCGCCGAGGAGCGTCGGGGGCTTATTTTAGTCACCGGCACAACGGGCAGTGGAAAGAGCACCACGCTGGCGGCCATGATCGATTACATCAACCGTACCCGCCATGCCCACATCATCACCATCGAGGACCCGATTGAGTACACCCATCGGGATCAGCTCAGCTTCGTAAACCAAAGGGAGGTCGGCTTCGATGCGGTGAGCTTTGCTGCCGCGTTGAAAGCCGCCTTGCGGCAAAACCCCGATGTGATCTTGGTGGGGGAAATGCGCGATTTGGAAACGATCGAGACCGCGATTCTCGCAGCCGAAACTGGCCACTTGGTGATGAGCACCTTGCATACCCTCGATGCTCCGGAAACGATCACTCGGGCCATTAGCGTGTTTCCGGAGCACCAACGCGACCAGGTGCGGTTGATTCTCGCAAGCGTGCTCAAGGGCATCATTAGCCAGCGGCTGATTCCCCGGGCTGACGGGCAGGGCATGGTCCCGGCGGTGGAAGTGCTGGTGTCGAATGCGCGCGTGCGCGAGTACATTGCCGACAAAGAAAAGCTGCGCGACCTGCGCGAGGTCATCGCCCAAGGGCACGTGAGTTACGGCATGCAAACCTTCGATCAATCGCTGATGGCGTTGTACCAACAGGGGCTGATTACCCGCGAGGAGGCGCTGAAAAACGCTACGAATCCGGGCGACTTCGACTTGAAGCTGCGCGGGATCTCGTCCACGAGTGATACTCGTTGGGATGACTTCGAAAGGCGCGAAGGGCTCGGCGGGCCGGCGCGGGTGGAAATCGAACGCTTCTGA
- the recA gene encoding recombinase RecA translates to MTLDPNRERALDLALGQIEKQFGKGAIMKLGDQSQVRDIEVVPTGSLGLDIALGVGGVPRGRVIEIYGPESSGKTTLALQIIAQAQKLGGIGAFIDAEHALDVGYARKLGVRVEDLLISQPDHGEQALEIAETLVRSGAIDVLVIDSVAALVPRAEIEGEMGEPQMGLQARLMSQALRKLTATISRSKTIVIFINQIRMKIGVMFGNPETTTGGNALKFYASVRIDIRRVGSIKQGEEVIGNRTKVRVVKNKVAPPFKEAEFDILYGSGISKEGELVDLGADLGIIEKSGAWYSLDGERIGQGRENTKEFLRQHPDIALRLEDKIRVKMGLPPLAKESQPAEPPRNDTKKSTRGA, encoded by the coding sequence ATGACATTGGATCCAAACCGTGAACGAGCCTTGGACTTAGCATTGGGCCAAATCGAGAAGCAGTTTGGCAAAGGCGCCATCATGAAACTCGGCGACCAGTCCCAGGTGCGGGACATCGAGGTTGTGCCCACCGGCTCTCTGGGGCTGGACATCGCTTTAGGCGTCGGCGGGGTGCCGCGCGGCCGCGTGATTGAAATTTACGGCCCGGAGTCCTCGGGCAAAACCACGCTGGCGTTGCAGATTATTGCCCAGGCCCAGAAGCTCGGCGGCATTGGCGCATTCATCGATGCAGAGCATGCGCTCGATGTGGGCTACGCCCGTAAGCTCGGCGTTCGAGTGGAAGACTTGCTGATCTCGCAGCCGGACCACGGCGAGCAAGCCCTGGAAATCGCCGAGACGTTAGTGCGTAGCGGTGCCATCGACGTGTTGGTGATTGACTCCGTGGCCGCCTTGGTTCCTCGCGCCGAAATCGAGGGGGAAATGGGAGAGCCGCAAATGGGTCTCCAAGCGCGCTTGATGTCGCAAGCCCTGCGCAAACTGACTGCGACCATCTCCCGCTCCAAAACCATCGTCATCTTCATCAATCAGATCCGCATGAAGATTGGCGTCATGTTCGGGAACCCCGAAACCACTACCGGCGGCAACGCGCTGAAGTTTTACGCCTCGGTGCGCATCGACATCCGCCGCGTCGGTTCGATCAAGCAAGGGGAGGAGGTCATTGGCAACCGCACGAAAGTGCGCGTGGTGAAGAACAAGGTCGCCCCGCCGTTCAAGGAAGCCGAGTTCGATATCCTTTACGGTAGCGGGATCTCGAAGGAAGGCGAACTGGTGGACCTCGGTGCCGATCTCGGCATCATCGAGAAGAGCGGGGCTTGGTACTCGCTCGACGGAGAGCGCATCGGGCAGGGACGGGAAAATACGAAGGAGTTTTTGCGCCAACACCCGGACATTGCCTTGCGGCTGGAGGACAAAATCCGGGTCAAGATGGGCCTCCCTCCCTTGGCCAAGGAGAGCCAGCCGGCGGAACCTCCCCGCAACGACACAAAAAAGAGCACGCGAGGCGCTTGA
- the thpR gene encoding RNA 2',3'-cyclic phosphodiesterase produces the protein MTEEGKHIRTFIAVDVDSAVSERLQALQSTLAKSRADVRWVDNSSLHITLKFLGSTPEASIPAVTGTLNRIARNHAPWTIELRGLGAFPSLRRPRVLWVGVLDGGKLAQVARELDEALAPLGFAREERPFQPHLTLCRVRSLQRWEALEEKVKAHLDESFGQSVVQEFILYRSDLRPTGAVYTPLWKTPLGETKGEEA, from the coding sequence ATGACCGAAGAAGGGAAGCACATTCGAACATTTATCGCCGTCGACGTGGATTCGGCCGTGAGTGAACGTCTGCAAGCGTTGCAGAGCACGTTGGCGAAAAGCCGCGCCGATGTGCGCTGGGTGGACAACAGTAGCTTGCACATCACGCTCAAGTTTCTCGGTTCCACACCGGAGGCATCGATCCCCGCAGTGACTGGCACCCTCAACCGCATTGCCCGCAACCACGCACCCTGGACGATCGAGTTGCGCGGGCTCGGCGCCTTTCCCTCGTTGCGGCGCCCGCGGGTGTTGTGGGTGGGAGTGCTGGACGGGGGAAAGCTTGCTCAGGTGGCTCGGGAGCTCGACGAGGCGCTTGCGCCGTTAGGCTTTGCGCGAGAAGAGCGGCCCTTTCAGCCGCATCTCACCCTCTGTCGCGTGCGCAGTTTGCAGCGCTGGGAGGCGTTGGAGGAAAAGGTCAAAGCGCACCTCGATGAGTCGTTTGGGCAGTCCGTGGTGCAAGAATTCATCCTTTACCGCAGTGACTTACGACCCACAGGTGCGGTATATACACCGCTGTGGAAAACTCCGTTGGGGGAGACAAAGGGCGAAGAAGCATGA
- a CDS encoding competence/damage-inducible protein A — MIERVALISTGDELTSGRTVDTNANFLADRLFAAGFEVPAILVVGDDRGCIIWAWKEAMREAEVVISTGGLGPTADDLTTEAIAELAQRPLVLDEQVAASIRQRFAAMGREMPENNLKQARFPQGAVILPNPLGTAPGFRLDLHTEFGLRHLFALPGVPREMKPMFMDQVLPWLTEHRGRDVVYLTREFQTFGISESALDELVAGVVPAECGRLHFRAAFPQISVRLTVHGSPQQAERHLAEWGDRLRERLGAYCYAEGDATMEEVVGQELRRRGWRLAVAESCTGGLVGHRITNVPGSSTYFLGGVVAYSNEAKQALLGVRAETLAAYGAVSEQTAGEMARGVRERFGADVGLSITGIAGPEGGSPDKPVGTVCFALSTADQLFVRRYQLWGTRDWIKLLASQIALDWLRRHAIGVGLPDTFRFR, encoded by the coding sequence ATGATCGAACGAGTTGCGCTCATTAGTACTGGAGATGAGCTGACGAGCGGCCGCACGGTGGACACGAATGCCAACTTCTTGGCCGACCGCTTGTTTGCGGCCGGATTCGAAGTCCCTGCGATCCTTGTCGTGGGGGACGACCGGGGGTGCATCATCTGGGCCTGGAAGGAGGCGATGCGCGAGGCCGAAGTAGTGATCAGCACCGGAGGTTTAGGGCCGACGGCCGATGATTTGACCACGGAAGCCATCGCGGAACTTGCGCAGCGGCCGCTTGTTCTGGACGAGCAGGTTGCCGCCAGTATCCGCCAGCGATTTGCGGCCATGGGTCGCGAGATGCCGGAGAACAATCTCAAGCAGGCTCGCTTTCCTCAGGGCGCGGTGATCTTGCCCAACCCGCTGGGTACAGCGCCGGGCTTTCGGCTCGACTTGCATACGGAGTTCGGGCTGCGCCACTTGTTTGCGCTCCCGGGTGTACCGCGAGAAATGAAGCCGATGTTCATGGACCAAGTTCTCCCGTGGCTAACGGAGCACCGCGGGCGCGACGTGGTGTATTTGACCCGCGAGTTTCAGACGTTTGGCATCAGCGAGTCGGCGTTGGACGAATTGGTTGCCGGCGTGGTGCCGGCAGAGTGCGGTCGTTTGCACTTCCGCGCTGCCTTTCCGCAAATTTCCGTGCGGCTCACCGTACACGGTTCACCCCAGCAGGCGGAGCGCCACCTTGCCGAATGGGGCGATCGCCTACGCGAGCGCCTCGGCGCGTATTGCTACGCCGAAGGTGATGCCACGATGGAAGAGGTTGTCGGCCAGGAGCTCCGCAGACGGGGTTGGCGACTCGCTGTGGCGGAATCGTGCACGGGCGGGCTCGTTGGCCACCGAATCACCAATGTTCCGGGTAGCTCGACGTACTTTCTCGGCGGGGTGGTGGCTTACAGCAACGAAGCGAAGCAAGCATTGCTCGGTGTACGAGCGGAGACGTTGGCAGCCTATGGCGCGGTTAGTGAGCAGACCGCTGGGGAAATGGCACGCGGGGTGCGGGAGCGCTTCGGGGCGGACGTTGGTTTGAGCATCACGGGCATTGCTGGCCCCGAAGGTGGCTCGCCGGATAAGCCCGTTGGCACGGTGTGTTTTGCGCTGAGCACGGCCGACCAGCTGTTCGTGCGGCGCTACCAATTGTGGGGCACGCGCGATTGGATCAAGTTACTCGCTTCGCAAATTGCGCTCGACTGGCTGCGGCGCCATGCGATTGGGGTGGGACTGCCGGACACCTTTCGCTTCCGTTAA
- a CDS encoding phosphatidylglycerophosphatase A, which translates to MALLIKLFASALFVGYIPVAPGTFGSLVAIPLAIAQAHLAACATWAALAGLVLFIALSAWCAGRAETIFGGKDSRQIVIDEVAGYLAATLFLPPTWGVLGAAFLLFRLFDVLKPFPAAWIDREVGGGWGVVLDDVVAGLYTQICLRAVLWLG; encoded by the coding sequence GTGGCGCTTTTAATCAAGCTGTTCGCATCGGCCCTATTCGTGGGTTACATCCCGGTTGCCCCAGGCACGTTCGGTTCGCTCGTAGCCATCCCGCTGGCAATCGCCCAAGCGCATCTCGCAGCCTGCGCTACGTGGGCAGCACTGGCCGGCCTCGTGCTGTTTATCGCACTTTCTGCTTGGTGTGCTGGCCGGGCAGAAACGATTTTTGGGGGTAAGGATAGCCGGCAAATCGTGATTGATGAGGTCGCCGGCTACCTTGCCGCAACGTTATTCCTTCCTCCAACCTGGGGCGTGCTCGGCGCTGCCTTTTTGTTGTTCCGCTTGTTCGATGTGCTGAAGCCGTTTCCCGCGGCCTGGATCGACCGTGAAGTCGGTGGCGGCTGGGGAGTTGTGCTCGACGACGTTGTGGCTGGCCTGTATACGCAAATTTGCCTCCGAGCCGTGTTGTGGCTCGGCTGA